Proteins from a genomic interval of Kitasatospora herbaricolor:
- a CDS encoding SCO4402 family protein, producing MGGMPLNDLPWWRWRARLRSALHMLSDPAFQQETWLAGREGFGDVTDAVYRLVEDTWLDRWSAEKYVGTIFRDSGEAAVVDVAVLRVVRILHQVGADAPVSEYLAHHGWPEAVRACREAHVRLAQNDGDDPDAAPRSLEVLRIITQV from the coding sequence ATGGGCGGCATGCCGCTCAACGACCTGCCCTGGTGGCGCTGGCGCGCCCGACTGCGCTCGGCGCTGCACATGCTGTCCGACCCCGCCTTCCAGCAGGAGACCTGGCTGGCCGGCCGCGAGGGCTTCGGCGACGTGACCGATGCCGTGTACCGGTTGGTGGAGGACACCTGGCTGGACCGCTGGTCCGCCGAGAAGTACGTCGGCACGATCTTCCGCGACTCCGGCGAGGCCGCCGTGGTGGACGTCGCGGTGCTGCGCGTGGTGCGGATCCTGCACCAGGTGGGCGCGGACGCGCCGGTCTCCGAGTACCTGGCGCACCACGGCTGGCCGGAGGCGGTCCGGGCCTGCCGGGAGGCGCATGTGCGGCTGGCGCAGAACGACGGCGACGATCCGGACGCCGCTCCGCGGTCCCTGGAGGTCCTGCGCATCATCACGCAGGTCTGA
- a CDS encoding zf-HC2 domain-containing protein, with product MSADPTGGALTEEQHEDLRSLLGAWALGACPRREAAALERHLRLCPDCAEEGTRLRDAAGWLSADEPLDPSGALRQQVLDWCLARRPAELPVPAWGAPYAAETAKLDALLRDLGPEEWQEIVELPWHGGTDRLRPAEVLSHLAAVDGYLAPALGLPDPVPAGAGPAEPAAVPAPAAGAATPAVPRTPARAGRPAPRVPGQGASPFSGIVDRTERLAAAHAGCSPDSVRALWRRQTHALVRAAALAPGGDLPVDYGFAALPLRDAFVDRAFECYVHGEDVARAVDYPYAPPAPPHLRQMVDLAARMLPEAVAALRRAGRPGPAGPTGHGGVPPGGRGPARLLRLVIDGPAAGEWLIPLDGPVPAGRRAGDGRTTEPVAAMVLDGLEFCQLAAAHRDPDRLPVGEHGDRAAIREVLRAAPLLSRP from the coding sequence GTGAGCGCCGACCCGACCGGCGGAGCGCTCACCGAGGAGCAGCACGAGGACCTGCGGTCCCTGCTCGGCGCCTGGGCGCTGGGCGCCTGCCCCCGCCGCGAGGCCGCCGCGCTGGAGCGGCACCTGCGGCTCTGCCCCGACTGCGCCGAGGAGGGCACCCGGCTGCGGGACGCCGCCGGGTGGCTCTCCGCGGACGAGCCGCTCGACCCGTCCGGCGCGCTGCGCCAGCAGGTGCTCGACTGGTGCCTGGCCCGGCGCCCGGCCGAACTCCCCGTCCCGGCCTGGGGCGCGCCGTACGCGGCCGAGACCGCCAAGCTCGACGCGCTGCTGCGCGACCTCGGCCCCGAGGAGTGGCAGGAGATCGTCGAACTCCCCTGGCACGGCGGCACCGACCGGCTGCGGCCCGCCGAGGTGCTCAGCCACCTGGCGGCGGTGGACGGCTACCTGGCGCCGGCCCTCGGCCTGCCCGACCCCGTCCCGGCCGGGGCCGGCCCCGCCGAACCGGCCGCCGTACCCGCCCCGGCCGCCGGCGCCGCGACGCCGGCCGTCCCCCGGACACCCGCCCGGGCCGGTCGGCCCGCGCCGAGGGTCCCCGGGCAGGGCGCATCGCCGTTCAGCGGGATCGTCGACCGGACCGAACGGCTGGCCGCCGCCCATGCCGGCTGCTCCCCCGATTCCGTCCGCGCGCTGTGGCGCCGGCAGACCCACGCGCTGGTCCGCGCCGCCGCGCTCGCGCCCGGGGGCGACCTCCCGGTCGACTACGGGTTCGCCGCCCTGCCGCTGCGGGACGCCTTCGTCGACCGGGCCTTCGAGTGCTACGTGCACGGCGAGGACGTCGCCCGCGCGGTCGACTACCCGTACGCGCCCCCGGCCCCGCCGCACCTGCGGCAGATGGTCGACCTGGCCGCCCGGATGCTCCCCGAGGCGGTGGCCGCACTGCGCCGGGCCGGGCGGCCGGGCCCCGCCGGACCGACCGGCCACGGCGGCGTCCCGCCCGGCGGGCGGGGGCCGGCCAGGCTGCTCAGGCTGGTGATCGACGGTCCGGCGGCCGGCGAGTGGCTGATCCCGCTGGACGGGCCCGTCCCGGCGGGCCGGCGGGCCGGGGACGGGCGGACCACCGAGCCGGTGGCCGCGATGGTGCTGGACGGGCTGGAGTTCTGCCAGCTGGCCGCCGCCCACCGCGACCCGGACCGGCTGCCGGTCGGCGAACACGGCGACCGGGCCGCGATCCGCGAGGTGCTCCGCGCCGCGCCACTGCTGTCCCGGCCCTGA
- the purU gene encoding formyltetrahydrofolate deformylase has protein sequence MEQQTASAQYVLTLSCPDKQGIVHAVSSYLFMTGCNIIDSQQFGDGDSGLFFMRVHFSAEEPVTVDKLRASFAAIGASFRMDWRIHPSAERMRIVLMVSKFGHCLNDLLFRTSIGALPVEIAAVVSNHGDFEELTESYGIPFVHIPVTRDTKADAERQLLDLVERENVDLVVLARYMQVLSDDLCKALSGRVINIHHSFLPSFKGAKPYHQAHTRGVKLIGATAHYVTADLDEGPIIEQEVARVTHDVTPDQLVALGRDVECQALARAVKWHSEHRVLLNGTRTVVFT, from the coding sequence GTGGAACAGCAGACGGCCAGCGCCCAGTACGTCCTCACGCTGTCCTGCCCGGACAAGCAGGGGATCGTGCACGCGGTCTCCAGCTACCTCTTCATGACCGGCTGCAACATCATCGACAGCCAGCAGTTCGGCGACGGGGACAGCGGGCTGTTCTTCATGCGGGTGCACTTCTCCGCCGAGGAGCCGGTCACGGTCGACAAGCTGCGGGCCAGCTTCGCCGCCATCGGGGCCTCGTTCCGGATGGACTGGCGGATCCACCCCAGCGCGGAGCGGATGCGGATCGTCCTGATGGTCAGCAAGTTCGGGCACTGCCTGAACGACCTGCTGTTCCGCACCAGCATCGGCGCGCTGCCGGTGGAGATCGCGGCGGTGGTCTCCAACCACGGCGACTTCGAGGAGCTCACCGAGTCGTACGGTATCCCCTTCGTGCACATCCCGGTCACCCGCGACACCAAGGCGGACGCCGAGCGGCAGCTGCTGGACCTGGTGGAGCGGGAGAACGTCGACCTGGTCGTCCTGGCCCGCTACATGCAGGTGCTCTCCGACGACCTGTGCAAGGCGCTGTCCGGCCGGGTCATCAACATCCACCACTCCTTCCTGCCGAGCTTCAAGGGCGCCAAGCCCTACCACCAGGCGCACACCCGGGGCGTGAAGCTGATCGGCGCCACCGCGCACTACGTCACGGCGGACCTCGACGAGGGCCCGATCATCGAGCAGGAGGTGGCCCGGGTCACCCACGACGTGACGCCGGACCAGCTGGTCGCGCTCGGCCGGGACGTCGAGTGCCAGGCGCTGGCGCGGGCCGTCAAGTGGCACAGCGAGCACCGGGTGCTGCTCAACGGGACGCGCACCGTCGTCTTCACCTGA
- a CDS encoding ABC transporter substrate-binding protein, which yields MFRQTASPEDKQSAGDQQPARRRDDAASRPAGRSAGRRSVVSTAMAVALLPALFAASACGGPADASTGGAELTVMTWAPSGTGSTDRPGMTALAEAVGRDINSKGGLGGHKVRVLTCNEHNEAAGAAKCAQQAVDAKAIAVVGSYSQFGESFMTTLERAGIPYIGGYGLSGAEFSSPLSYPVAGGMPALIAGSGRQLVDSGCRTVALVRPDTPAGDSLLGYLANALKPAGVKLVDVKAPEKSSNYTEVARKAIGKDDSGNCVTVALGTEPTGNLLDSYRRLGSRNTRLASVIGSVQQSVVDSTGGDSGPLSGAYVAGWYPPESSGVWDALRSVVRGSTADGRTIDVADSGVQTTWVAYEVLRQVGERLTAAGRPVTAKALTAVLDSGDPIDTAGLTPPLAWGATNMLASAESPRLVNTWVTYQQASSGRLTLQQPGFVDVRWVLTGGRKP from the coding sequence ATGTTCAGGCAGACCGCATCGCCCGAGGACAAGCAGTCGGCGGGGGACCAGCAGCCGGCCCGGCGCCGTGACGACGCGGCGAGCCGGCCCGCAGGGCGCTCCGCAGGCCGCCGGAGCGTGGTGAGCACCGCCATGGCGGTGGCCCTGCTGCCGGCCCTGTTCGCCGCCTCGGCCTGCGGCGGCCCGGCCGACGCCTCCACGGGTGGCGCCGAACTCACGGTGATGACCTGGGCACCGTCCGGCACCGGCTCCACCGACCGGCCCGGCATGACGGCCCTGGCCGAGGCCGTCGGCCGCGACATCAACTCCAAGGGCGGCCTGGGCGGCCACAAGGTGCGGGTGCTGACCTGCAACGAGCACAACGAGGCGGCCGGCGCCGCCAAGTGCGCCCAGCAGGCCGTGGACGCGAAGGCGATCGCGGTGGTCGGCTCGTACAGCCAGTTCGGCGAGAGCTTCATGACCACCCTGGAGCGGGCCGGCATCCCGTACATCGGCGGCTACGGCCTCTCCGGTGCCGAGTTCAGCAGCCCGCTGTCCTACCCCGTGGCCGGCGGCATGCCGGCGCTGATCGCCGGCAGCGGCCGCCAGCTGGTCGACTCCGGCTGCCGCACGGTCGCGCTGGTCCGCCCGGACACCCCGGCCGGCGACAGCCTGCTCGGCTACCTCGCCAACGCGCTCAAGCCGGCCGGCGTCAAGCTGGTCGACGTCAAGGCGCCGGAGAAGTCCAGCAACTACACCGAGGTCGCCCGCAAGGCCATCGGCAAGGACGACAGCGGCAACTGCGTGACCGTGGCCCTGGGCACCGAGCCGACCGGCAACCTGCTCGACTCCTACCGCCGCCTGGGCTCCAGGAACACCCGGCTCGCCTCGGTGATCGGCAGTGTCCAGCAGTCGGTGGTGGACTCCACCGGCGGCGACAGCGGCCCGCTGTCCGGCGCGTACGTCGCCGGCTGGTACCCGCCGGAGTCCTCCGGGGTCTGGGACGCGCTGCGCTCGGTGGTCCGGGGCAGCACCGCCGACGGCAGGACGATCGACGTCGCCGACTCCGGCGTGCAGACCACCTGGGTCGCGTACGAGGTGCTGCGCCAGGTCGGCGAACGGCTCACCGCCGCCGGCCGCCCGGTCACCGCCAAGGCGCTGACCGCGGTGCTGGACAGCGGCGACCCGATCGACACCGCCGGCCTGACCCCGCCGCTGGCCTGGGGCGCCACCAACATGCTGGCCAGCGCGGAGTCGCCGCGGCTGGTGAACACCTGGGTCACCTACCAGCAGGCGAGCTCGGGGCGGCTCACCCTCCAGCAGCCCGGCTTCGTGGACGTCCGCTGGGTGCTGACCGGCGGCAGGAAGCCGTAA
- a CDS encoding transcriptional regulator has translation MAARPLVARQPNERLQQLIQEASCSNAGLARRVNLCGAEHGLDLRYDKTSVARWLRGQQPRGQAPAVIAEAIGRKLGRGVSVEEIGMADGKNLSSGIGLQFSATLSGALEQVCELWRSDVGRRDFLTGAAVAASALVEPSRDWLITPPDPVVARSGAVRVGPSDVAAIKATTQMLVDLDHRFGSGHVRPVVVHYLNSVVSGLLSGGYRDETGRQLFAAVARLTELAGYMAVDTGQPGLAQRYYIQALRLAQAADDRGYGGYVLAASMSHLAATLGNPREIAQLARAAQEGARSVATPTAMAMFYAAEARGHALLGDARACEAVAAKALAAMERRNPEDDPDWIVHFDDAYLADELAHCHRDLEQAGQAEKYARRALDLHPPTRVRRRAVDLVLLATAQLQQREVERACETGTQAVRLLSGLRSNRGVEYLDEFRRRLEPYREQRVVREFQARAEAEAA, from the coding sequence ATGGCCGCGAGACCACTTGTCGCACGACAGCCCAACGAGCGCCTGCAGCAACTCATCCAGGAGGCGAGCTGCTCGAACGCGGGCCTCGCCCGCCGGGTGAACCTGTGCGGCGCCGAGCACGGCCTCGACCTGCGGTACGACAAGACCTCGGTCGCCCGCTGGCTGCGTGGCCAGCAACCGCGCGGCCAGGCACCGGCCGTGATCGCCGAGGCGATCGGCCGCAAACTCGGCCGCGGGGTCTCCGTCGAGGAGATCGGGATGGCCGACGGCAAGAACCTCAGCTCCGGCATCGGGCTGCAGTTCTCGGCCACCCTCAGCGGCGCCCTGGAACAGGTCTGCGAGCTGTGGCGCAGCGACGTCGGCCGGCGGGACTTCCTGACCGGCGCCGCCGTGGCCGCCTCGGCCCTGGTCGAGCCCAGCCGGGACTGGCTGATCACCCCGCCCGACCCGGTGGTCGCCCGCAGCGGCGCCGTCCGGGTCGGCCCCTCCGACGTCGCGGCGATCAAGGCCACCACGCAGATGCTGGTGGACCTGGACCACCGGTTCGGCAGCGGGCACGTGCGCCCGGTCGTCGTGCACTACCTCAACAGCGTGGTCTCCGGCCTGCTCAGCGGCGGCTACCGGGACGAGACCGGCCGGCAGCTGTTCGCGGCGGTGGCCCGGCTGACCGAACTGGCCGGCTACATGGCGGTCGACACCGGGCAGCCCGGTCTCGCCCAGCGCTACTACATCCAGGCGCTGCGGCTGGCCCAGGCCGCCGACGACCGCGGCTACGGCGGTTACGTGCTGGCCGCCTCGATGAGCCACCTCGCGGCGACCCTCGGCAACCCCCGGGAGATCGCCCAACTCGCCCGCGCGGCCCAGGAGGGGGCCCGCTCGGTCGCCACCCCGACCGCGATGGCGATGTTCTACGCGGCCGAGGCCCGCGGGCACGCCCTGCTGGGGGACGCCCGCGCCTGCGAGGCGGTGGCGGCCAAGGCCCTGGCGGCGATGGAGCGGCGCAACCCCGAGGACGACCCGGACTGGATCGTCCACTTCGACGACGCCTACCTCGCCGACGAACTGGCGCACTGTCACCGGGACCTGGAGCAGGCCGGCCAGGCCGAGAAGTACGCCCGGAGGGCGCTCGACCTGCACCCGCCGACCCGGGTGCGCCGCCGCGCGGTCGACCTCGTCCTGCTGGCCACGGCCCAGTTGCAGCAGCGCGAGGTCGAACGGGCCTGTGAGACCGGCACCCAGGCCGTCCGGCTGCTCAGCGGGCTGCGCTCCAACCGGGGCGTGGAGTACCTGGACGAGTTCCGGCGCCGGCTGGAGCCGTACCGGGAGCAGCGGGTGGTCCGCGAGTTCCAGGCCAGGGCGGAGGCGGAGGCGGCCTGA
- a CDS encoding ATP-binding protein codes for MQVLQVQLAVQADPAEVGRARRWVRSRLLNQGVDPDAPIAETLVLVVSELVTNAVVHTGCPAVLRLLMPLESTAAAGPAAAGGARLFAMVGPLRVEVADASQVAPAPRHAGDDEDATNGRGLELVELLCDRWGWYPDGSGKRVWCEIDAAATAVRPAAGGVDAPLHDSLDRVPAAP; via the coding sequence GTGCAGGTACTTCAAGTGCAACTGGCGGTGCAGGCGGACCCCGCCGAGGTCGGCCGGGCGCGCAGGTGGGTGCGCTCGCGACTGCTGAACCAGGGAGTGGACCCGGACGCGCCGATCGCCGAGACGCTGGTGCTGGTGGTCTCCGAGCTGGTCACCAACGCGGTGGTGCACACCGGGTGTCCGGCCGTGCTGAGGCTGCTGATGCCGCTGGAGTCCACCGCCGCCGCGGGACCGGCCGCGGCCGGCGGCGCCCGGCTGTTCGCCATGGTCGGCCCGCTGCGGGTGGAGGTCGCCGACGCCAGCCAGGTGGCGCCCGCGCCCCGGCACGCGGGCGACGACGAGGACGCGACCAACGGCCGGGGGCTGGAGCTGGTCGAGCTGCTCTGCGACCGTTGGGGCTGGTACCCGGACGGCTCCGGCAAGCGGGTCTGGTGCGAGATCGACGCGGCGGCCACCGCCGTCCGGCCGGCGGCGGGCGGGGTGGACGCGCCGCTGCACGACTCGCTGGACCGGGTGCCGGCCGCGCCCTGA
- a CDS encoding bifunctional DNA primase/polymerase encodes MEDTPGAPGRSSAGELPALLIEAVSYAEERHWEVAPGAWLIDGDGPARCSCGDRGCAAPGAHPVGDDWRGKASAGPGVVRRWWTETPQASILLPTGRSFDALDVPEVAGCLALARMERMGLQLGPVVAVPAASGQVGRRLLFLVLPGVLAKLPEMLRRLGWAPGRLDLVARGEGDWIVAPPSRVGPYSFAQWARPPSSTNRWLLPDAAELINPLAYACGREAPAVAARQGRTAVHQHS; translated from the coding sequence GTGGAAGACACCCCAGGAGCCCCCGGGCGGAGCAGCGCCGGCGAGCTGCCCGCACTGCTCATCGAAGCCGTCAGCTACGCCGAGGAACGTCACTGGGAGGTGGCCCCCGGCGCCTGGCTGATCGACGGCGACGGGCCGGCCCGCTGCTCGTGCGGCGACCGCGGCTGCGCGGCCCCGGGCGCGCACCCGGTCGGCGACGACTGGCGCGGCAAGGCCAGCGCGGGCCCGGGTGTGGTGCGCCGCTGGTGGACGGAGACCCCGCAGGCCTCCATCCTGCTGCCGACCGGGCGCTCCTTCGACGCGCTGGACGTGCCCGAGGTGGCCGGCTGCCTGGCACTGGCCCGGATGGAGCGGATGGGCCTGCAGCTCGGCCCGGTGGTGGCGGTGCCGGCCGCGTCCGGCCAGGTCGGCCGGCGGCTGCTCTTCCTGGTGCTGCCCGGGGTGCTGGCCAAACTGCCCGAGATGCTCCGCAGACTGGGCTGGGCGCCCGGCCGGCTGGACCTGGTGGCGCGCGGCGAGGGCGACTGGATCGTGGCCCCGCCGTCCCGGGTCGGGCCGTACAGCTTCGCGCAGTGGGCCCGGCCGCCGTCCTCCACCAACCGCTGGCTGCTGCCGGACGCCGCCGAGCTGATCAACCCGCTGGCCTACGCCTGCGGCCGTGAGGCCCCCGCGGTGGCGGCCCGGCAGGGCCGGACGGCGGTGCACCAGCACTCCTGA
- a CDS encoding sigma-70 family RNA polymerase sigma factor — MTTPGQPPSWDERLQRRLARGEETALGELYDQLAPLVHGLAGRILADQAAAEQLTREVFAHLWTHPEAFDPGEGSLRSWLGALTHRRAVDRLRLNRATALGVSRQPRPGAPDGASADAAGPPVDERPPSDAPPVPEQPPDGRALPHPPAGSRQTGSVQTGSPPAGALDEEIRAVATAARVQYVVDSLPHPLRETITGTYYDGRTYQETAHRLGISEQVAKQRMRLGLQLLATELTEVRDEADADADTAVAPAPGSATAAAAAGAAAGRLS; from the coding sequence ATGACCACCCCCGGACAGCCGCCCTCCTGGGACGAACGACTCCAACGGCGCCTGGCCCGTGGCGAGGAGACGGCGCTCGGCGAGCTCTACGACCAACTCGCCCCGCTGGTGCACGGCCTGGCGGGCCGGATACTGGCCGACCAGGCCGCCGCCGAGCAGCTCACCCGGGAGGTCTTCGCCCACCTGTGGACCCACCCGGAGGCCTTCGACCCCGGGGAGGGCTCGCTGCGCTCATGGCTGGGCGCCCTGACGCACCGCCGGGCGGTCGACCGGCTGCGCCTGAACCGGGCCACCGCCCTCGGCGTGTCCCGGCAGCCGCGCCCCGGTGCACCCGACGGCGCGTCCGCCGACGCGGCCGGGCCCCCGGTGGACGAGCGGCCGCCCTCGGACGCACCACCGGTACCCGAACAGCCGCCGGACGGCCGAGCCCTGCCGCACCCGCCGGCCGGGAGCAGGCAGACCGGGAGCGTGCAGACCGGGAGCCCACCCGCCGGCGCCCTGGACGAGGAGATCCGCGCCGTGGCCACCGCCGCCCGCGTGCAGTACGTGGTGGACTCCCTCCCCCACCCCCTGCGCGAGACGATCACCGGGACGTACTACGACGGCCGGACGTACCAGGAGACGGCCCACCGGCTGGGCATCAGCGAGCAGGTGGCCAAGCAGCGGATGCGGCTCGGCCTGCAACTGCTCGCCACCGAACTCACCGAGGTGCGGGACGAAGCCGACGCGGACGCCGACACCGCCGTGGCCCCGGCACCGGGCAGCGCCACTGCCGCGGCCGCCGCCGGGGCCGCCGCCGGGAGGCTGTCGTGA